The following proteins are co-located in the Clavibacter capsici genome:
- a CDS encoding MarR family winged helix-turn-helix transcriptional regulator — MSGSPRWLEPDQQRAWRTVIVALNHVTERIERELLRDAGMPHAYYMILVRLSEAESGALPMSVLARALQASASRTSHAVTRLEQLGWVRRTKSPRDGRSLLAELTDEAVRPWRRQPPGTRRRSSAPCSTP; from the coding sequence ATGAGCGGATCCCCCCGGTGGCTCGAGCCGGATCAGCAGCGCGCCTGGCGGACCGTCATCGTCGCGCTGAACCACGTCACCGAGCGCATCGAGCGCGAGCTGCTCCGGGATGCCGGCATGCCGCACGCCTACTACATGATCCTCGTCCGGCTCTCGGAGGCGGAGTCCGGGGCCCTGCCGATGAGCGTGCTCGCGCGGGCGCTCCAGGCCTCGGCGAGCCGCACCTCGCACGCCGTCACGCGGCTCGAGCAGCTCGGGTGGGTGCGCCGCACGAAGTCCCCGCGCGACGGGCGGAGCCTCCTCGCCGAGCTCACCGACGAGGCCGTGCGACCCTGGAGGCGGCAGCCCCCGGGCACGCGGAGGAGGTCCTCCGCACCGTGTTCGACCCCCTGA
- a CDS encoding DUF6993 domain-containing protein — MIRAPRALAAPVLLAALLLSACTQAPAPLEPTTSAAAPTPDAEPTPSAAPTVDPAGTAEANLPAFQAAAAAVVAADPNAQGRDLVDALVAAGFPKERMEVTADRTPLGNSVDSILVSVHMADACLIGQRAQDGLSAHAEPALSSGRCLVGQTRPIDW, encoded by the coding sequence GTGATCCGCGCCCCCCGCGCCCTCGCGGCGCCCGTGCTCCTCGCCGCGCTCCTGCTGTCGGCGTGCACGCAGGCGCCTGCTCCCCTCGAGCCGACGACGTCCGCCGCGGCGCCCACCCCCGACGCGGAGCCCACCCCCTCCGCCGCGCCCACGGTCGACCCCGCCGGCACGGCCGAGGCGAACCTCCCCGCCTTCCAGGCGGCCGCGGCCGCGGTGGTCGCTGCCGACCCGAACGCCCAGGGACGCGACCTCGTCGACGCGCTCGTCGCCGCGGGCTTCCCGAAGGAGCGCATGGAGGTGACGGCCGACCGCACGCCGCTCGGCAACTCCGTCGACTCGATCCTCGTGTCCGTGCACATGGCGGACGCCTGCCTCATCGGGCAGCGCGCCCAGGACGGCCTCAGCGCCCACGCGGAGCCGGCGCTCTCGTCGGGCCGCTGCCTGGTGGGCCAGACCCGCCCCATCGACTGGTGA
- the ettA gene encoding energy-dependent translational throttle protein EttA, producing the protein MAEYIYSMVRARKAVGDKLILDDVTMSFIPGAKIGVVGPNGAGKSTILKIMAGLDTPSNGEAKLSPGYSVGILMQEPELDESKTVLENVQEGVGPIKAQIDRFNEISAAMAEPDADFDTLLAEMGTLQEAIDAADAWDLDSQLEQAMDALRTPPGDASVANLSGGEKRRVALCKLLLQKPDLLLLDEPTNHLDAESVLWLEQHLSKYPGAVLAVTHDRYFLDHVAEWIAEVDRGRLYPYEGNYSTYLEKKQERLSVQGKKDAKLSKRLAEELDWVRSNAKGRQAKSKARLARYEEMVTEAERTRKLDFEEIQIPVGPRLGSQVIDARKLHKQFGERVLIDDLSFTLPRNGIVGVIGPNGVGKTTLFKTIVGFEPLDGGDLKVGDTVDISYVDQSRGGIDPEKSLFEVVSDGQDYIQVGKQEVPARAYVSTFGFKGPDQQKKAGILSGGERNRLNLALTLKQGGNLLLLDEPTNDLDVETLGSLENALLEFPGCAVVITHDRWFLDRIATHILAYEGTEEDPANWYWFEGNFESYEQNKIERMGPDAAKPHRSAYRKLTRD; encoded by the coding sequence ATGGCTGAATACATCTACTCGATGGTCCGCGCCCGGAAGGCGGTCGGCGACAAGCTGATCCTCGACGACGTCACCATGTCGTTCATCCCCGGCGCCAAGATCGGCGTCGTCGGACCGAACGGCGCGGGCAAGTCGACGATCCTGAAGATCATGGCGGGGCTCGACACCCCCAGCAACGGCGAGGCCAAGCTCTCGCCCGGCTACTCCGTCGGCATCCTCATGCAGGAGCCCGAGCTGGACGAGTCGAAGACGGTCCTCGAGAACGTGCAGGAGGGCGTCGGCCCCATCAAGGCGCAGATCGACCGCTTCAACGAGATCTCGGCGGCCATGGCCGAGCCCGACGCGGACTTCGACACGCTGCTCGCCGAGATGGGCACGCTGCAGGAGGCCATCGACGCCGCCGACGCGTGGGACCTCGACTCGCAGCTCGAGCAGGCCATGGACGCGCTGCGCACCCCGCCGGGCGACGCCTCGGTCGCGAACCTGTCGGGCGGTGAGAAGCGCCGCGTCGCGCTCTGCAAGCTGCTGCTGCAGAAGCCCGACCTGCTGCTCCTCGACGAGCCCACCAACCACCTCGACGCCGAGAGCGTGCTCTGGCTCGAGCAGCACCTCTCCAAGTACCCCGGCGCCGTCCTCGCCGTGACCCACGACCGGTACTTCCTCGACCACGTGGCCGAGTGGATCGCCGAGGTCGACCGCGGGCGCCTCTACCCGTACGAGGGCAACTACTCCACCTACCTCGAGAAGAAGCAGGAGCGCCTCAGCGTCCAGGGCAAGAAGGACGCGAAGCTCTCCAAGCGCCTCGCCGAGGAGCTCGACTGGGTGCGCAGCAACGCGAAGGGGCGCCAGGCGAAGTCCAAGGCGCGCCTCGCCCGCTACGAGGAGATGGTGACCGAGGCGGAGCGCACGAGGAAGCTGGACTTCGAGGAGATCCAGATCCCCGTCGGCCCGCGCCTCGGCTCGCAGGTCATCGACGCCCGCAAGCTGCACAAGCAGTTCGGCGAGCGGGTCCTCATCGACGACCTCTCCTTCACGCTCCCGCGCAACGGCATCGTCGGCGTCATCGGCCCGAACGGCGTCGGCAAGACCACGCTCTTCAAGACCATCGTCGGCTTCGAGCCGCTCGACGGCGGCGACCTCAAGGTCGGCGACACGGTCGACATCTCCTACGTCGACCAGAGCCGCGGCGGCATCGACCCGGAGAAGTCGCTGTTCGAGGTCGTCTCCGACGGCCAGGACTACATCCAGGTCGGCAAGCAGGAGGTGCCGGCCCGTGCCTACGTGTCCACCTTCGGCTTCAAGGGACCGGACCAGCAGAAGAAGGCCGGGATCCTCTCCGGCGGCGAGCGCAACCGCCTGAACCTCGCGCTGACGCTCAAGCAGGGCGGCAACCTGCTGCTCCTCGACGAGCCCACCAACGACCTGGACGTCGAGACCCTCGGCAGCCTGGAGAACGCGCTGCTCGAGTTCCCCGGCTGCGCCGTGGTCATCACCCACGACCGGTGGTTCCTCGACCGGATCGCGACGCACATCCTGGCCTACGAGGGCACGGAGGAGGACCCGGCGAACTGGTACTGGTTCGAGGGCAACTTCGAGTCCTACGAGCAGAACAAGATCGAGCGCATGGGCCCGGACGCCGCGAAGCCGCACCGCTCCGCGTACCGCAAGCTCACCCGCGACTGA
- a CDS encoding acyl-CoA thioesterase, whose amino-acid sequence MTRVHVPVHLRWADLDAYDHVNNVEVLRLLEEARVRAFWRGDDDGDGVDPGMALIDASAGASTMTMIARQEVEYLLPISYGRRPLDVQVWLGRLGGSSLEACYELWTPVGVEPAALYARASSTIVLVDSDTGRPRRITDDERAAWAAYVEEPVTFSRRG is encoded by the coding sequence GTGACCCGGGTCCACGTCCCCGTCCACCTCCGGTGGGCCGACCTCGACGCCTACGACCACGTCAACAACGTGGAGGTGCTCCGGCTCCTGGAGGAGGCGCGCGTCCGCGCCTTCTGGCGGGGCGACGACGACGGCGACGGCGTGGACCCGGGGATGGCGCTCATCGACGCGTCCGCCGGCGCGAGCACCATGACGATGATCGCCCGGCAGGAGGTCGAGTACCTCCTGCCCATCTCCTACGGGCGCCGGCCGCTCGACGTGCAGGTGTGGCTGGGGCGCCTCGGCGGATCCAGCCTGGAGGCCTGCTACGAGCTGTGGACGCCCGTGGGCGTCGAGCCGGCGGCCCTGTACGCGCGCGCGTCGTCGACGATCGTGCTCGTCGACTCGGACACCGGGCGTCCGCGCCGGATCACGGACGACGAGCGCGCCGCGTGGGCCGCCTACGTCGAGGAGCCCGTTACCTTCAGCCGCCGCGGCTGA
- a CDS encoding acyl-CoA thioesterase, whose protein sequence is MTDHASDIPDDGPLAGLLTALDLTDTGARTSEDISTGPSQWMPMGRVFGGQVLAQSLVAAMRTTEPDRRPHSMHGYFLRPGDVTKPITFSVDRIHDGRSFSTRRTQAYQDGRPILSMIASFQDADDGLEHQAPMPEGIPEPESLPSARDVLSRIDHPVAAHWANDRPFDMRHVEQPVYFGAAEERVAHQAVWIRAIGRLPDDPAVHLASLAYASDYSILESIYRRHGLSWATPGIKAASLDHAMWFHRFGRADEWMLYVQESTSAQGGRGLSLGRIYSRDGVLLASVAQEGMVRVPAGPRA, encoded by the coding sequence ATGACTGACCACGCATCCGACATCCCGGACGACGGCCCGCTCGCCGGCCTCCTCACGGCCCTCGACCTCACCGACACCGGCGCCCGCACGAGCGAGGACATCTCCACCGGCCCCTCGCAGTGGATGCCCATGGGCCGCGTCTTCGGCGGGCAGGTGCTCGCGCAGTCGCTCGTCGCGGCCATGCGCACCACCGAGCCCGACCGCCGTCCGCACAGCATGCACGGCTACTTCCTCCGGCCCGGCGACGTCACGAAGCCCATCACGTTCTCGGTCGACCGGATCCACGACGGCCGCTCGTTCTCCACGCGCCGCACGCAGGCCTACCAGGACGGCCGACCCATCCTCTCGATGATCGCGTCGTTCCAGGACGCCGACGACGGCCTCGAGCACCAGGCCCCGATGCCCGAGGGCATCCCGGAGCCGGAGTCGCTGCCGAGCGCGCGCGACGTGCTCTCCCGCATCGACCACCCGGTCGCGGCGCACTGGGCGAACGACCGCCCCTTCGACATGCGCCACGTCGAGCAGCCCGTCTACTTCGGCGCCGCCGAGGAGCGCGTCGCGCACCAGGCCGTGTGGATCCGCGCCATCGGCCGCCTGCCCGACGACCCGGCCGTGCACCTCGCGTCCCTCGCCTACGCGAGCGACTACTCGATCCTCGAGTCCATCTACCGGCGCCACGGCCTCTCCTGGGCGACGCCCGGCATCAAGGCCGCGAGCCTCGACCACGCCATGTGGTTCCACCGCTTCGGCCGCGCCGACGAGTGGATGCTCTACGTGCAGGAGTCCACCAGCGCGCAGGGCGGCCGCGGCCTCTCCCTCGGCCGGATCTACTCGCGCGACGGCGTGCTGCTCGCGAGCGTCGCGCAGGAGGGCATGGTCCGCGTGCCCGCCGGGCCCCGCGCCTGA